In one window of uncultured Acetobacteroides sp. DNA:
- a CDS encoding PKD domain-containing protein — protein sequence MKVKAVFNPFRGILLLLLFTVCGLKSFAQTDTEFWFVIPDITYEHQIPGGEPAKFTFSTFDMPSTVTVSMPANPSFTPIIINIPAGSAYNLSMDNYINTAINASRAGNPDAENQYKTLPTPTNPSGANKCGLKITATTPITAYYQDANINNTELYALKGKNALGNHFFVPFQNQRTNHGFSNTNPAYSSINIVATKDNTVIHIKPSQDAYMHGTSIPANADKTVTLMAGEAICVVPKLVGGQPDRSAAGHLAGTEISSSEDVAITINDDSVHGDGGGNYDIIGDQLVNMASLGLKYVVLRTKAQTDDDRIYVTATEDNTTVKFYNNNGNTFSTKVINAGEQCDIGTVGDFCIVDVDKKVTVLHVGGYGGELGGAILPAIDKCTGSTQVAFNKLNDGGKTFNTNVMVRTNGKNEFYLNGVKVNMEAAAGKTWTQLPGTDWWFMQVLDWNTGKFPSLKQGQGNILTNKGDLFHLGVFYGASSGGCNYGFFSDFNELKIDANVAGVEAGETKVCFGAPIQLYAKGGTTYKWTPVDYLSDPAVFNPIANIPFQGVKQYQVEVSGACNMKEVKTINLQILPPVKANFSVDNITGCSPLTVNFTNTSLNAAELRWSFGDTKDTVSNMFKATGLVEKFSHLYVNNTDTPITYTVQLIVKSESGCGDVIEKQITVYPSVEAKMNRIDPTPSYCSPRSLTFENVSPPTALPASDITYIWDFGDGGSVNTSDPTVKHDFSALNKDKLRYDVSLTMINKFGCKSIAKDTIDVYGKVDASFSLDKISGCPDPTFNAVLTDGSTGPIKKRTWDWSGFSQTPSATLANAYDISTTSTSATTVTRTIKLDVEGAGGCKDSYKQDVTIYPYVNATFSFNGGTDLCDGEMLNISKFSSGGATDFLWEFGDGSTSTEATPAVAHLYNNASYATATYDVRLTVKSSEGGCQSTYVSPTKVKVFSRIDPDFSIKDLGGCAPFNATILNVSKGNASNKYEWNFKDGSAPVVENTLVASRQHLFTNSTTLPEKHFVELTVTNEGGCFKTVSRLATVYPQPVADFTVDNSIGCNPLPVAFTASTSAKEYDYQWSFDDGATGSQPAISHTYNNFDFTNDATFNPTLEVSSIYGCKASITKPIKVHPFLKAAFTVQQLSACAPFDVKVTPNSLGATSYAWDYGDGRTATKTTGDSFTISYDNTGATSATYPISLVATNSGGACQSTASTVPVVVDPRVVANGTFTVVDKCTGAITFNNTSTGATSYTWDFGDGQSASVASTAAQQHTYENRTASIKTYTATLTAENAKGCKATKTFSIDVVPRVESSFTYDVVEKCTPMKIHIINTSLNGTEFQWDYGHTVGGVAQQDVKTVKDAFDRIIDSEDPSQVKTYTLKLTTLDKSSGCSAVSTKDISVYPRVKPSFTSSIIDKCTGKLSFQNATTGAITYTWNFGDMSSSYTTDKLDPVAHTYLNRSGINATFNAKLIASNSIGCSAEFAQDISIVPLVESSFTMEELEKCTPVKVKLTNTSLNGSEFKWDYGHTIGGIAQQETRATKDAFEKIIDSENLNQILTYQIKLTTLDKVSGCFAVSSKDLTVYPKVLPSFTSAVVDKCSGKMSFQNATTGATTYTWFFGDPSSAYSTDKLDPVSHTYLNRNATNATFIAKIVASNAIGCSAEAVKDISIVPRVESSFTLEELEVCTPVKVKLTNTSLNGQQFTWNYGHTIGGASQVDVKTDKIAFEKIIDSESANTVVNYPIKLAVLDKNTLCADDSTISLTVHPRLIPSFTSDKAVGCSDLPVVLTNTSTGGNLSFNWDFNDGQSVKSSDVTETVAHTFVNRNSVTKNYSVVLTATNAKGCKATASKSIGVYPKVEAAFTFVQSSKCTPFPIDIANSSLNGTEYSWDFGHVVNGNKRDTLTITKAGFRTYIYNGNSSNAQTYTLTLTARDAATGCNDVITKTVDAQPEVKSSFSLSTDKGCNPLTVSFTNSSTGSSAYTWNFGNNTSSASVTPASMVFTNSDTVSIKTYNIVLTSKNQDGCTNVSTKRVDVYPKMLADFSLDKVNGCTPLTVKVANAYPSSAYRYEWSLGSNGTSTSQQIPDLNFINSTTDYTIQTENLKLKVFYKGDATCYKEVERSVDIYPGTRSDFAMDVTEACNPLVINFTNETKSYNNSASYRWNFGSLGGSGDVNPKYTFTNLSKTERVTYAVKLKSTSIHGCSDSTTKTVVVRPIPKAQMAINTASGCAPFNVDVQNLSIGSMPTYTFWLDNDRTTSVVRNGNSNVQFNVDNLADTPKMTEVWLKTVSDFGCKDSISQKVYTYPHVTSAFTFTPSDAGCNPLTVNFANTSKNAIYYTWDFDDGVTAHVSSPSHVFQNFKEQDRVYNVKLKAKSEYGCEHVSSKDFTVFSAPIAYFTIDPPLRTFPDASFLFNNQTTPKAINWNYEWTFGDGGKYIGVDPPVYTYKTWGDQGNDYKYNVTLKVSNGNCKDEMTQFLYLKPAIPVSIFSSSVGSSCSPLETQFVHQAKFYKSIEWNFGDGTTSTEDSPYHVFRTPGKYHVQLTVKGDGGNSYSYTTLEVFPNPVASFKLAPGEAMLPEARVQFYNTSIEGKDYAWDFGDVLGTSTEKNPTYSYKKLGNYNVRLKVTSENGCVDDTLVKAAVKVVGEGVLKFPNAFIPNLYGGNGGTYEVPDYKNEVFHPTSEGVVVYKLLIYNRWGEKLFESDEIGKGWDGYYKGKLCEQGVYVYRATGRFTNGKTFDLRGDVTLLR from the coding sequence ATGAAGGTAAAGGCTGTATTTAATCCTTTTAGGGGCATATTGCTGTTGCTCCTATTTACGGTTTGTGGACTGAAATCTTTCGCGCAAACGGATACTGAATTTTGGTTTGTCATTCCCGATATTACTTACGAGCATCAGATTCCAGGAGGTGAGCCTGCCAAATTCACCTTTTCTACATTCGACATGCCCAGCACCGTTACGGTGAGCATGCCGGCCAATCCATCGTTTACCCCAATCATTATAAACATTCCTGCAGGATCGGCATACAACCTGTCCATGGATAATTATATCAATACGGCGATTAACGCCAGCAGGGCAGGGAATCCCGATGCAGAGAACCAGTATAAAACGTTACCAACTCCCACAAACCCATCTGGGGCAAACAAGTGTGGGCTAAAGATTACGGCTACAACCCCAATTACGGCCTACTACCAGGATGCCAACATCAACAATACCGAGCTCTATGCGCTGAAGGGGAAGAATGCCCTAGGCAATCATTTCTTTGTTCCGTTTCAAAATCAGCGAACCAACCACGGGTTTTCCAATACCAATCCTGCATACTCCTCCATTAACATTGTGGCCACCAAGGATAATACGGTGATCCACATAAAGCCGAGCCAGGATGCCTACATGCATGGAACGTCGATTCCTGCCAATGCAGACAAGACGGTAACGCTGATGGCGGGAGAGGCAATTTGCGTTGTTCCAAAGCTCGTTGGTGGGCAGCCCGATAGGTCTGCTGCTGGGCACCTTGCCGGTACCGAGATCTCCTCGAGCGAGGATGTTGCCATTACCATTAACGACGACTCCGTTCATGGCGATGGGGGGGGCAACTACGATATTATTGGCGACCAGCTGGTGAATATGGCTTCGCTGGGGCTTAAGTATGTAGTTCTTCGAACCAAGGCGCAGACCGATGACGACCGCATATACGTAACCGCAACAGAAGATAATACCACGGTAAAGTTCTACAATAACAATGGTAACACTTTTTCGACAAAGGTGATAAACGCAGGGGAACAATGCGATATTGGTACGGTTGGCGACTTCTGTATTGTTGATGTAGATAAGAAGGTTACCGTGCTCCATGTTGGTGGTTATGGCGGCGAGCTTGGTGGCGCCATTCTTCCTGCCATTGATAAGTGTACGGGTAGCACCCAGGTGGCTTTTAATAAGCTGAATGATGGTGGAAAGACCTTCAATACGAATGTAATGGTGCGTACCAATGGTAAAAACGAGTTTTACCTGAATGGAGTAAAGGTAAACATGGAAGCCGCCGCTGGAAAAACGTGGACACAGCTTCCTGGTACCGACTGGTGGTTTATGCAGGTGCTCGATTGGAATACGGGCAAGTTTCCCTCCCTTAAGCAAGGTCAGGGAAATATCCTTACCAATAAGGGTGACCTCTTCCACCTTGGAGTCTTCTACGGAGCCAGTAGCGGAGGTTGTAACTACGGCTTCTTCTCGGACTTCAACGAGCTAAAGATTGATGCCAACGTTGCAGGTGTAGAAGCTGGCGAAACCAAGGTTTGCTTTGGCGCCCCAATTCAGCTTTATGCCAAAGGGGGTACAACGTATAAGTGGACTCCTGTCGATTATCTAAGCGATCCTGCCGTATTCAACCCAATTGCCAACATCCCGTTTCAAGGGGTGAAGCAGTACCAGGTTGAGGTTTCAGGAGCATGTAACATGAAGGAGGTTAAAACCATTAACCTCCAGATCTTGCCTCCGGTTAAGGCCAACTTCTCCGTCGACAACATTACTGGATGTTCACCCCTTACGGTTAACTTTACCAATACCTCCCTGAATGCGGCCGAGTTACGCTGGAGCTTTGGCGATACCAAGGATACGGTTTCGAATATGTTTAAGGCCACAGGCTTGGTGGAAAAGTTTAGCCATCTATACGTAAACAATACCGATACCCCCATAACCTACACCGTTCAGCTCATCGTAAAGAGCGAGTCGGGCTGTGGCGATGTTATAGAAAAGCAAATTACGGTGTACCCATCGGTGGAGGCAAAGATGAATCGAATCGATCCTACTCCGTCCTACTGTTCGCCACGTAGCCTTACCTTCGAGAACGTATCGCCGCCAACGGCGTTGCCAGCCAGCGATATTACCTATATCTGGGATTTTGGTGATGGGGGAAGCGTTAATACCAGCGATCCAACCGTAAAGCACGACTTTTCCGCTCTAAACAAGGATAAACTGCGTTACGATGTGTCGTTGACCATGATCAACAAGTTTGGCTGTAAGTCGATTGCGAAAGATACCATCGATGTTTACGGAAAGGTGGATGCATCCTTTTCGCTCGATAAGATAAGCGGATGTCCCGATCCAACATTTAACGCCGTGCTAACCGATGGATCAACAGGTCCTATTAAGAAAAGGACTTGGGATTGGAGTGGCTTCTCGCAGACCCCAAGCGCCACCCTTGCCAATGCTTACGATATCTCTACCACAAGTACTTCGGCTACTACGGTTACCCGTACTATAAAGTTGGATGTTGAAGGTGCTGGTGGATGTAAGGATTCGTATAAACAAGATGTGACAATTTATCCGTATGTCAACGCTACCTTCTCGTTTAATGGAGGAACCGACCTCTGCGATGGGGAGATGCTTAACATAAGCAAGTTTTCGTCAGGTGGCGCTACCGATTTTCTTTGGGAATTCGGTGATGGATCCACTTCTACAGAGGCAACACCTGCGGTGGCGCACCTTTACAATAATGCTAGCTATGCTACCGCAACGTACGATGTTAGGCTTACGGTTAAATCTTCCGAGGGAGGTTGCCAAAGTACCTACGTTTCACCTACTAAGGTAAAGGTCTTTTCGCGTATCGATCCCGATTTTTCCATAAAAGATCTCGGAGGGTGTGCTCCTTTTAATGCCACCATACTAAACGTCTCTAAAGGTAATGCGTCGAATAAGTACGAGTGGAACTTTAAGGATGGTTCGGCTCCTGTTGTTGAAAATACGCTAGTTGCTAGCCGACAACACTTATTCACCAATAGTACAACCCTCCCCGAAAAGCATTTCGTAGAGCTTACGGTTACCAACGAGGGTGGCTGTTTTAAGACTGTTTCTCGTTTGGCAACCGTTTATCCACAGCCAGTCGCCGACTTTACGGTTGATAACTCCATTGGTTGTAATCCGTTGCCAGTTGCCTTTACTGCTTCAACCAGTGCTAAGGAGTACGATTACCAATGGTCGTTTGATGATGGGGCTACGGGATCGCAGCCTGCCATCTCGCATACCTACAACAACTTCGATTTTACAAATGATGCAACCTTTAATCCAACGCTCGAGGTTAGTTCTATATATGGATGTAAGGCATCTATAACAAAGCCGATAAAGGTGCATCCTTTCCTGAAGGCTGCATTTACGGTTCAGCAGTTATCTGCTTGTGCTCCTTTCGATGTTAAGGTTACTCCCAACTCGTTAGGCGCAACCTCTTATGCTTGGGATTATGGAGATGGAAGAACCGCTACTAAGACAACAGGGGATTCGTTTACCATCAGCTACGACAATACAGGGGCAACATCTGCAACGTACCCCATTAGCTTGGTGGCTACCAACTCTGGTGGTGCCTGTCAGTCTACCGCAAGTACTGTTCCTGTGGTGGTCGACCCTCGGGTAGTGGCTAACGGAACATTTACAGTAGTTGACAAGTGTACGGGTGCGATTACCTTTAATAATACTTCAACAGGTGCCACCTCCTATACTTGGGACTTTGGCGATGGGCAATCGGCCAGTGTGGCCAGCACGGCTGCTCAGCAGCACACCTACGAAAATAGGACTGCATCGATAAAAACTTATACGGCAACGCTAACTGCCGAAAATGCTAAGGGGTGTAAAGCCACAAAAACGTTCAGTATAGATGTAGTTCCTCGTGTAGAATCGTCGTTTACCTACGATGTAGTCGAGAAGTGTACTCCTATGAAGATTCACATTATCAATACCTCGTTGAATGGAACTGAATTTCAGTGGGACTACGGGCATACCGTTGGTGGTGTTGCTCAGCAGGATGTTAAAACGGTAAAGGATGCCTTTGACAGAATTATTGATAGCGAAGATCCATCTCAGGTAAAAACCTATACCCTTAAGTTAACTACATTGGATAAATCATCGGGCTGTTCTGCGGTTTCTACAAAGGATATTAGCGTATATCCAAGGGTAAAACCTTCTTTCACCAGCTCTATTATTGATAAGTGTACAGGAAAACTATCCTTCCAAAATGCGACTACTGGTGCAATAACATATACATGGAATTTTGGGGATATGAGCTCTTCGTACACAACAGATAAGCTAGATCCTGTTGCACATACCTACTTGAATAGGAGTGGTATTAATGCAACATTTAACGCTAAGTTAATTGCTAGTAACTCTATAGGATGTTCTGCTGAATTTGCTCAGGATATTTCTATTGTTCCTCTTGTTGAGTCTAGTTTTACCATGGAGGAGTTAGAAAAGTGTACCCCAGTTAAGGTTAAGTTAACCAATACCTCGTTGAATGGTAGTGAGTTTAAATGGGATTATGGGCATACTATTGGAGGAATTGCACAACAGGAGACTAGGGCAACAAAGGATGCTTTCGAGAAGATAATTGATAGCGAAAATCTCAATCAGATTTTGACCTACCAAATAAAGTTAACCACCCTAGATAAGGTGTCAGGTTGCTTTGCTGTCTCCTCTAAGGATTTGACCGTATATCCAAAAGTATTACCATCTTTTACCAGCGCCGTTGTTGATAAGTGTAGCGGGAAGATGTCTTTCCAAAATGCGACAACGGGTGCCACAACTTATACTTGGTTCTTTGGAGATCCAAGTTCGGCGTACTCTACAGATAAGCTAGATCCTGTATCTCATACCTATCTGAATAGAAATGCAACCAATGCAACTTTTATTGCTAAGATTGTTGCTAGCAATGCTATTGGATGTTCTGCTGAGGCTGTGAAGGATATTTCGATTGTTCCTAGAGTAGAATCGAGTTTTACGTTGGAGGAGTTGGAGGTTTGTACCCCAGTGAAGGTTAAGCTCACCAATACTTCGCTCAATGGACAGCAGTTTACGTGGAATTATGGTCATACTATTGGGGGTGCATCCCAAGTTGATGTTAAGACTGATAAAATTGCTTTTGAGAAGATTATCGATAGTGAATCAGCTAACACAGTAGTGAACTATCCTATTAAGTTGGCGGTGCTTGACAAAAATACGCTCTGTGCCGACGATTCAACAATTAGTCTTACGGTTCACCCAAGATTGATACCTTCGTTTACTTCCGATAAAGCTGTTGGTTGTTCAGACCTACCTGTCGTACTAACTAATACATCTACAGGAGGGAATCTCTCCTTTAATTGGGACTTTAACGACGGACAGTCGGTAAAATCTTCAGATGTTACGGAGACAGTGGCTCATACATTCGTCAATAGGAATTCTGTTACGAAGAATTATAGCGTGGTACTAACCGCAACTAACGCAAAGGGGTGTAAAGCTACTGCATCTAAGTCCATAGGTGTATACCCCAAGGTTGAGGCTGCCTTCACCTTTGTTCAGTCTTCGAAGTGTACCCCATTCCCGATTGATATTGCCAACAGTTCACTTAATGGAACTGAATATTCTTGGGATTTTGGGCATGTAGTAAATGGAAATAAGCGAGATACTCTTACAATAACAAAGGCTGGATTTAGAACATACATCTATAATGGCAATAGTTCGAACGCTCAAACATACACGTTAACGCTTACTGCTCGTGATGCTGCAACGGGATGTAATGATGTTATAACTAAAACTGTTGATGCTCAACCTGAGGTTAAATCTAGTTTTAGTTTGAGTACGGACAAGGGGTGTAATCCACTTACAGTTTCGTTTACCAATTCGTCTACAGGTTCTTCTGCATACACCTGGAACTTTGGAAATAATACCTCTTCGGCAAGTGTTACACCTGCATCAATGGTATTTACCAATAGTGATACTGTTAGCATTAAAACCTATAATATTGTGCTAACCTCTAAAAACCAAGATGGATGTACCAATGTTTCTACCAAGCGTGTAGATGTTTATCCAAAGATGTTGGCTGATTTTAGTTTAGACAAGGTAAATGGATGTACGCCTTTAACTGTTAAGGTTGCTAATGCATATCCATCTTCGGCATATCGTTACGAGTGGTCCTTAGGTTCGAACGGAACTAGCACTTCACAGCAAATTCCTGATTTGAACTTTATAAATTCGACTACGGATTATACTATTCAAACCGAAAATTTAAAGTTAAAGGTATTCTATAAGGGAGACGCGACCTGCTATAAGGAGGTTGAGCGTTCGGTAGATATTTATCCTGGAACACGAAGCGATTTTGCAATGGATGTTACAGAAGCTTGCAATCCATTGGTCATAAACTTTACAAACGAAACAAAGTCGTACAACAACTCTGCTTCTTATAGATGGAACTTTGGTAGCCTAGGTGGTTCTGGAGATGTTAATCCTAAGTATACATTTACTAACCTGTCAAAAACCGAGAGGGTTACGTATGCTGTTAAGCTAAAGTCCACTTCTATCCACGGATGTAGTGACTCAACGACTAAGACGGTTGTGGTTCGTCCTATCCCTAAGGCTCAAATGGCAATAAATACGGCCTCGGGTTGTGCTCCATTTAACGTGGATGTACAGAATCTCTCTATAGGTTCTATGCCAACATACACCTTTTGGCTTGATAATGATAGAACGACATCTGTGGTAAGAAATGGTAATTCTAATGTTCAGTTTAACGTTGATAATCTTGCTGATACTCCTAAAATGACGGAGGTGTGGCTAAAGACGGTTAGCGATTTTGGTTGTAAAGACAGTATTTCTCAGAAGGTGTATACATATCCTCATGTTACATCAGCCTTTACTTTTACACCTTCGGATGCAGGATGTAATCCGTTGACGGTGAATTTCGCGAATACCTCAAAGAATGCAATTTACTACACTTGGGATTTTGATGATGGGGTTACTGCTCACGTTAGCTCACCTAGCCATGTGTTCCAAAATTTCAAGGAGCAGGATAGGGTGTATAATGTTAAGCTTAAAGCTAAATCGGAATATGGTTGTGAGCATGTGTCATCGAAAGATTTTACGGTATTCTCGGCTCCTATTGCCTACTTTACCATAGATCCACCTTTGCGTACTTTCCCAGATGCTTCGTTCCTGTTTAACAACCAGACAACTCCAAAGGCAATAAATTGGAACTACGAATGGACTTTTGGAGATGGAGGCAAGTACATTGGCGTAGATCCTCCTGTATATACTTATAAGACATGGGGCGATCAGGGAAATGACTATAAGTACAATGTAACGCTGAAGGTGTCGAATGGAAACTGTAAGGATGAGATGACACAGTTCCTTTATCTAAAGCCTGCTATTCCTGTTTCTATTTTCTCGTCTAGCGTTGGTAGTAGCTGTTCTCCTTTGGAAACTCAGTTTGTTCATCAGGCGAAGTTCTATAAGTCTATTGAGTGGAATTTCGGAGATGGAACAACTTCAACTGAGGATAGCCCATATCACGTGTTCAGAACTCCTGGAAAGTATCACGTTCAGTTAACCGTAAAAGGTGACGGTGGTAATTCTTACTCTTATACTACATTGGAGGTCTTCCCTAATCCTGTAGCAAGTTTTAAACTTGCTCCTGGCGAGGCAATGCTGCCCGAGGCTCGTGTACAGTTCTATAATACGTCAATCGAAGGAAAAGATTACGCTTGGGATTTTGGAGATGTGCTAGGTACGTCAACGGAGAAGAACCCTACATACAGCTATAAGAAGTTGGGTAACTACAATGTGCGCCTAAAGGTGACTTCCGAGAATGGTTGTGTGGACGATACGTTGGTAAAAGCTGCGGTTAAGGTAGTAGGCGAGGGTGTACTTAAATTCCCCAATGCTTTCATTCCGAACCTCTACGGGGGGAATGGCGGTACCTACGAGGTGCCCGACTACAAAAACGAGGTATTCCATCCTACGAGCGAGGGTGTGGTTGTATACAAACTATTGATCTATAATCGTTGGGGTGAGAAGTTGTTCGAAAGCGATGAGATCGGCAAAGGCTGGGATGGCTACTACAAGGGTAAACTCTGTGAGCAGGGTGTATACGTGTACAGAGCTACGGGCCGATTTACCAACGGAAAGACGTTCGACCTTAGAGGTGACGTTACGCTACTTCGATAG
- a CDS encoding PorP/SprF family type IX secretion system membrane protein: MLVLFVGFGVLFAKAQDPQFTQFYANSLYLSPSFAGAIKDSRITASYRNQWTGLSKSFNTYNVAVDHYFYNLKSGVGLIAFRDVAGSLNLANTYLGLLYSYNIPINFEWYVRPGAGFYYNQRSIDYSNLILGDQLSSGGQNSSISNLKGNASNREFDFSASSLLVGPNVWLGLAFDHLLRPDRSLLGSENRVPIKISLHGGYRFVLQGYYLRPVDESVTAAFNYRQQGIYHQFDLGLYWYKRPLMVGVWYRGIPVAKNSGTDALAFLIGIKVPNFNIAYSYDLTVSNFGVDSGGAHEISLTYEFSTQGRKKWKAVPCPEF, from the coding sequence TTGCTTGTATTATTTGTTGGGTTTGGTGTTTTGTTTGCAAAGGCGCAAGATCCACAGTTTACGCAGTTTTATGCTAACTCGCTATACCTGTCGCCATCTTTTGCTGGTGCGATAAAGGATTCTCGTATAACGGCTAGCTATCGTAACCAGTGGACTGGCTTAAGCAAATCGTTTAATACCTATAATGTTGCTGTTGACCATTACTTCTACAATTTGAAAAGTGGAGTAGGTTTGATAGCGTTTCGTGATGTTGCCGGATCATTGAACCTTGCAAATACCTATTTGGGACTGCTATATTCCTATAATATTCCGATAAACTTTGAGTGGTATGTTCGACCTGGTGCTGGTTTCTACTATAATCAGCGTTCGATTGATTACTCAAATCTTATCCTCGGAGACCAACTTTCATCAGGAGGTCAGAATAGCTCGATCTCTAATCTGAAGGGAAATGCATCTAATCGCGAATTCGACTTCTCTGCATCTTCTCTTCTAGTTGGTCCCAATGTATGGTTAGGATTGGCCTTTGATCACCTGCTTCGTCCTGATCGGTCATTGCTTGGGTCGGAGAATCGGGTTCCTATTAAGATATCGTTGCATGGGGGATATCGTTTTGTATTGCAAGGCTATTACCTTAGACCCGTTGATGAAAGCGTAACGGCTGCTTTTAACTACAGGCAGCAGGGAATTTATCATCAGTTTGACCTCGGGCTGTACTGGTATAAGCGTCCATTAATGGTTGGTGTATGGTATAGAGGGATTCCTGTTGCTAAGAATTCGGGAACCGATGCGCTTGCATTTCTTATAGGCATAAAGGTGCCAAACTTTAATATTGCCTATAGCTACGATCTTACTGTTTCCAATTTTGGGGTAGATTCGGGAGGTGCTCACGAAATATCGTTAACCTACGAGTTTAGCACTCAAGGAAGGAAAAAGTGGAAGGCCGTTCCTTGTCCTGAGTTTTAA
- a CDS encoding OmpH family outer membrane protein codes for MKKGALIFYIAISAAVIGLYIMFFVSKGSQEKIVAGTPAASKNVIAYVNIDTVLAKYDMAADLNKSLQDKTKKIEGEFGSRVQSFQREAVDFQDKAQKGLITRSQAEDMQGKLQQKQQSLSQQENQYRMQLAEEQQVALRNIHTKIVDFLKEYNKTKGYSVIISTTLYGGPVLVGNEAIDITKDVIKGLNDSYTPGK; via the coding sequence ATGAAAAAAGGAGCATTAATTTTTTATATCGCTATCTCAGCTGCAGTTATTGGCCTTTACATCATGTTCTTCGTTTCGAAAGGAAGCCAAGAGAAGATTGTTGCAGGGACTCCTGCTGCATCTAAGAATGTGATTGCTTACGTTAATATTGATACTGTTTTAGCAAAGTACGATATGGCAGCCGATCTGAACAAGTCGTTACAGGATAAGACTAAGAAGATCGAAGGCGAATTTGGATCAAGAGTTCAAAGCTTCCAACGCGAGGCGGTAGACTTTCAGGATAAAGCTCAAAAGGGGTTGATTACCCGTTCGCAGGCAGAAGATATGCAAGGGAAACTTCAGCAGAAGCAGCAGTCGCTTTCTCAGCAAGAGAATCAGTACCGCATGCAGCTTGCCGAAGAGCAACAGGTTGCCCTTCGTAACATCCATACTAAAATTGTTGATTTCCTTAAGGAATACAACAAGACCAAGGGGTATTCGGTAATCATTAGCACCACTTTGTATGGTGGGCCTGTACTAGTTGGCAACGAGGCTATCGATATTACCAAAGATGTGATTAAAGGATTGAACGATTCTTACACTCCTGGAAAGTAG